In Lysobacter firmicutimachus, one genomic interval encodes:
- a CDS encoding ABC1 kinase family protein, which produces MWDTLVAAHDLGRLQTLVAILSRYGFGDLARRLGLVRVLARAGRVLPLGHLEELVSLPAHTRVRRAMEEMGPSFVKLGQVLATRVDLFPPDWIAEFSRLHSTVPPVPFEAIRAEMTQALGAEPEAVFAWIDPAPLAAGSIAQVHRAKLPQGRDVVAKVRRPGISPIVAADLRLLRYAARKIEARFVEARRFHPVEVVRQFAEALTDELNLASECRHADRVGAAFAGDDRILVPKVHWDYTNEHMNVQDFADGVPVADLPGLLAIGADRMQLARTGAQVVLKMVLEHGFFHADPHPGNILVLPGGRIALIDFGMVGRLSRQRREEVVCLLFGLVERDAHRVAETLLDWTQRSDIDEEQLSADVDAFVDRYYGVPLGQLDLSAMLLDTMQILRRHGLALPADLALLVKVCLTLEGLGRLLDPGFDMASQARPFLRRAIAAQFGPAALARRGARTITDAANLIAALPRDLGKLMRSLKSGHARLRIDLDEVGEFSRQVAHSANRLAGSMVISALIVGSSIAMTVKGGPTFLGLPVFGLLGFVGASLLGIWLLSAIFRSGGGK; this is translated from the coding sequence ATGTGGGACACCTTGGTAGCAGCGCACGACCTGGGCCGACTGCAGACCCTGGTAGCGATCCTGAGCCGTTACGGATTCGGCGACTTGGCCCGACGCCTCGGGCTCGTGCGGGTGCTGGCCCGAGCGGGCAGAGTGCTGCCGCTGGGGCACCTGGAAGAACTGGTGAGCTTGCCGGCGCATACGCGGGTCCGGCGCGCGATGGAGGAAATGGGACCGAGCTTCGTCAAGCTGGGCCAGGTATTGGCGACGCGCGTGGATCTGTTCCCGCCGGATTGGATCGCCGAGTTCAGCCGCCTGCACAGCACCGTGCCCCCCGTGCCGTTCGAAGCCATCCGGGCCGAAATGACACAGGCGCTGGGGGCGGAACCGGAAGCCGTCTTCGCGTGGATCGACCCCGCGCCGTTGGCGGCGGGATCGATCGCGCAAGTGCATCGGGCCAAGCTGCCGCAGGGCCGGGACGTGGTGGCGAAAGTCCGTCGCCCCGGAATTTCGCCCATCGTCGCCGCCGACTTGAGGTTGTTGCGCTATGCGGCCAGGAAAATCGAAGCGCGCTTCGTGGAAGCGCGCCGGTTCCATCCGGTCGAGGTGGTGCGCCAGTTCGCCGAGGCCTTGACGGACGAACTCAATCTGGCCTCCGAATGCCGGCATGCCGATCGCGTCGGCGCGGCCTTCGCCGGCGACGATCGGATTCTGGTGCCCAAGGTGCATTGGGACTACACCAATGAACACATGAATGTTCAGGACTTCGCCGATGGCGTGCCGGTCGCCGATCTTCCTGGGCTGCTGGCCATCGGCGCGGATCGGATGCAGCTCGCGCGCACCGGCGCGCAGGTGGTGCTGAAGATGGTTCTGGAACACGGATTCTTCCATGCCGATCCGCACCCCGGAAACATTCTCGTTCTCCCAGGCGGCCGCATCGCGCTGATCGATTTCGGCATGGTAGGACGGTTGTCGAGACAGCGGCGAGAGGAAGTCGTCTGCCTGCTGTTCGGCCTGGTTGAACGCGATGCGCACCGGGTCGCGGAAACCCTGCTGGATTGGACCCAGCGGTCCGATATCGACGAAGAGCAATTGTCGGCCGACGTGGATGCGTTCGTCGATCGCTATTACGGGGTGCCGCTGGGGCAACTCGATCTGTCCGCCATGCTGCTGGATACGATGCAGATACTGCGCCGGCACGGCCTCGCCCTGCCGGCCGATCTGGCCCTGCTGGTCAAGGTGTGCCTGACCTTGGAGGGCCTGGGACGGCTGCTGGATCCGGGGTTCGACATGGCCAGCCAAGCGCGGCCGTTTCTGCGCCGCGCGATCGCCGCCCAGTTCGGCCCTGCCGCACTCGCACGACGCGGCGCGCGCACCATCACGGACGCCGCGAACCTGATCGCTGCGCTGCCGCGCGACCTGGGCAAGCTGATGCGCTCCTTGAAGTCGGGCCACGCGCGGCTGCGCATCGATCTCGACGAAGTCGGCGAATTCAGTCGCCAAGTGGCGCATTCGGCCAATCGCCTGGCCGGAAGCATGGTGATTTCGGCCCTGATCGTCGGCTCGTCGATCGCCATGACCGTCAAGGGTGGGCCGACTTTTCTGGGGCTTCCCGTGTTCGGGTTGCTGGGGTTCGTCGGCGCTTCGCTGCTGGGCATATGGCTGCTTTCCGCGATCTTCCGCAGCGGTGGCGGGAAGTAG